TTCGTCGTCAACTATGATACACTTAAGCTTCAAGGTTTATCACTTTAAAGAAAGTTTCAATAATACATCAAAGTCGCCTCCATGGGAAGATGTGGTCAATTGGTGCGTTTGCGGATAAATCAGGGTAAGCCGGCGCTCTACATTCTTAAGACCTATGCCGGTACTTGTATCCTTTTCACTGGCAGTTTCAGGCGTGATTTTATTTCTGACTGAAAATTCGAGATCAGCATCCTTGATTTTTACAAAAACTGAAATAGAAGGATCTTGTATCAATCCGACACCATGTTTAAAAGCATTTTCAACAAATGGAATCAAAAGCATTGGCTCAATAATTAAATTTTTAGGATCACCTTCCACCTTATATTCAATAAGCACATCCTCATCGAAACGGATTTTTTGCAAATCTATATAATTATTCAGATAGGACAATTCTTTTTCTAATGTAATACGTTCATTGCCTGTCTCATAGAGCATGTATCTCATGAGTTCTGAAAGCTTTAATGTCACAGCTTCGGCAAGTTGAGTATTGGACCTGATCAGAAAAATGATACTATTCAGCACATTAAAAATAAAATGCGGACTGATCTGAGACCTTAAAAAGGAAAGTTCTGACTGAAGTTTTTCCTTTTCTTTCTCTTCCTTAATCCTTGACTGCTGAGCAAAATCGTTGAGCAAACCATAACCGGTACTTATTGCTGCTACAAGTATGATAGCTATGATACCTTTATAAGATTTATACCCTCGTTTCATCTCTACCCCAAGCATATCATTGACTGTGTGGAAAATGAAGCTATGCACAAAACTTATCAGAACAATGGCAGCAATCAGGGACCAAAAATAATAATTGACCCCTTTTTTATGAAGTACATTGGGTATAAGCCATTCTGTATTAAAAACAAACAATGGCAAATGTGTAAAAATGATCAAAGAAGCAATGAGTACAAACCTGTTGTTGAAATCAGCGTCATTGACATTGGATAAAGTCAGATATAACCATAATCCCCACAAACTGATGTGGAAGAATATTTTTTTTTGAATATCGGACAGACTTATCTTCATCTTGTATTTTAGTTCATGAGATCATTCAAATCATTAATATTCTTCATCATTCTGATCCTGTCTTTCACCTCTTTTTCCTGACCTCTTGAATAACGATCCGTCTGCTTTTCCAAAAGGCACCTGTACGGTCAACCTGAAAAATCTGGTCTCTCTTCTTCTCATAGACTCCTGAATATATGTCGGCTGGTCGTAGATTGTTATATCCCTTCTGCTATTAAATACATCGCTCACATTGAATGTCACACTTGTACCATTTTTAAACAAGGTTTTCTTTAAAGCAAAATCCGCAAATGCGATACCCTGCCGCTCGCCTTGTGGAATTGGTCTGTTACCATCATAACCTCCATTGATCTGTATAGAAAAATTGGCTGGTAGTTTATAATTTACGGTGGCTTTGGCATTTCCTGTAAATCCTGAATTTGTAAATGTGTCCACAGCAACATTAAATCTGAAAAAATTACCATTGAGCATCACCTCCAGCTTTTTGCCAAATGCAAGTCTTAAAGTATTGTCCAATCCATAAGTGATTTCGTGTTCACCATTGACAAATGTCGTCACCAGAATAGTCGGATCAGTCGGAGATGGCAGGATCAGGGGCTTCAGCGTATTGGTTTCGTTGCTGAAATAAAATGTAGAAAGCCAGTTGTTTTGACCAAACTTTTTATTAAAGTTCAATTCTGCAAGATTGATAAATTCTGGTTGCAGATTTGGATTACCTATAGTGATATTTTGCCTGTCAGCAGACATCACGCCAGGCATCAGCATCCTGTGGTT
The sequence above is drawn from the Saprospiraceae bacterium genome and encodes:
- a CDS encoding histidine kinase, coding for MKISLSDIQKKIFFHISLWGLWLYLTLSNVNDADFNNRFVLIASLIIFTHLPLFVFNTEWLIPNVLHKKGVNYYFWSLIAAIVLISFVHSFIFHTVNDMLGVEMKRGYKSYKGIIAIILVAAISTGYGLLNDFAQQSRIKEEKEKEKLQSELSFLRSQISPHFIFNVLNSIIFLIRSNTQLAEAVTLKLSELMRYMLYETGNERITLEKELSYLNNYIDLQKIRFDEDVLIEYKVEGDPKNLIIEPMLLIPFVENAFKHGVGLIQDPSISVFVKIKDADLEFSVRNKITPETASEKDTSTGIGLKNVERRLTLIYPQTHQLTTSSHGGDFDVLLKLSLK